GATATCTATATTACCTGGACGTATACTAAAAATACTTCAAATCATTGGATTTTCGGGCAGCAAGGTATGTTTTTTGGTCAACCCTCCAGTTAAAGCATACTGGTTTTTTTAGAGTACCGGCCTGGAATACCTAAAGAAAGGAAACCGAGAAAAAGGATTACGACAGGTTCTTTGCGGACTGTCATTGCTTGGGTTTCATCTTATGGTAACTGCTATGATATGCGATCGGGACTCGGACTCCGATATACAGATGTGCGATGAAATACTAACAGCTCAGCTTGCCAAATATCCAAAGGGTGGGTGGATCCTTTTTCTAAAGGGGAGTCTTGAGCTAATCAAAGGAAATTTCTTTGAAGCCGAGTCGTGGTATTTGAAATCAGTGCATTCACAAATCGCATGGCCGCAACTTCATAACTTAAGCTTTTGGGAGCTTCTTTGGTTGAATTGTCTAATGGGGAATTGGGCAGATGCTGAACTAAATGCAACGTATCTGCTAAAAAAAATAGTAGTTGGTCACGAACAATTTACACGTATCATTTAGCCGCGGTCAAATTGACGTGCAGAACACAGACGACTGCTGCTAGTACTAGTAGCGACCCTGACATAGAGTCTCTAATGTTTGAAGTTCCTGCATTTCAACAAAGGATATCTGGTAAATCGCTTCCAATGGAAAAGTTTATGATTAAGCGAGCCATTCGTTTTGGAGCACAAAACGGAAATCTTGTGCTCCCACTTATAGAATTAATGTATCTGtggaatataattaaattttttaaagCGAACTCACTTATCGCGGAAAGAATTCTACAGACGATTAATAAGGAGTTATCCCTGCTTAAAGACTCAAACAAATCTTCAAAATTATACTACGCAGACAATCGAGCCCTTTGTCTCTTGCTGCGTGGGGCTTACTATAGGCAAATGGGACCAACAAATCTTGCTCTTCAGTAAGTGTGATTCGAGCAGAAAAATTatccaattaaaaaaaaatattttggtttCAGAGACTTGCAAGATTGCTTAGCACAAAGTGGAATTAAGGAAGACTTCTTTTTAATGCCATATGCTTATGTTGAGTTCGCCCTATGTAACATAcctataaacaaaaatcaagccATTTACATGCTACAGAATACCAAGTATGCTTAACTCGATCAATCCTATAAACATTATTACCCAACATAATTCACAGAAAAAAGTTTTCGCATTACTCGTTAGAGTCCCGGCTGCACCTGAGGATACACATGGCGttaatgaatttaaatgaTAGTACCGAGGGGGAGTTTTAAATTCAGGATTTTTTGAACATACAACGCAAAATATTGTGTTTgtaatgtaaaatgtaaatgtaataCGATTCAGAAGGAAGTAAttcagaaggaagcgtttccgaccccataaagtatatatattcttgatcagcatcaataaccGAGTCGTTATAGTCTGTCTGtacgtccgtcttgtttgacgcttcggtctcagagaccataagagctagagtcaccaaattttgtgtgactcatgtgatatcacactgaacCAAGTTTGTtttatacaaacatacatccacttttgtgcacaaatacattatactttatttactcttcaGTACTctacagatatactgactgagtaccgggtataagtgTTGTAAAGCGTTCgtttttgttacatttatataaatttgttgTATATGCGCAGAATAAAATAGGAATCAAAACattgtaatttttgttcttttattgTGGGAATTGATAATTCCATATACTTATACATGCGAATTTTCTTCATATACATTATTGATTTGtaagtatacatatttaatttgtattataatggaaattatttattggtATTCTAAccatataattatttttgatgtGTTGGTGTA
This sequence is a window from Drosophila subobscura isolate 14011-0131.10 chromosome dot, UCBerk_Dsub_1.0, whole genome shotgun sequence. Protein-coding genes within it:
- the LOC117902999 gene encoding tetratricopeptide repeat protein 39B-like isoform X3 translates to MKKSQSPRLLQKNDSQLTDQECHAELCLAEALLMNALLTFIKDDNLGGLIRGSLKVRKFYGSFRACEQIMKSRVWILDADKDSATSKTHFDSVYVYMGIGTFNLMISILPGRILKILQIIGFSGSKSTGLEYLKKGNREKGLRQVLCGLSLLGFHLMVTAMICDRDSDSDIQMCDEILTAQLAKYPKANSLIAERILQTINKELSLLKDSNKSSKLYYADNRALCLLLRGAYYRQMGPTNLALQDLQDCLAQSGIKEDFFLMPYAYVEFALCNIPINKNQAIYMLQNTKKKFSHYSLESRLHLRIHMALMNLNDSTEGEF
- the LOC117902999 gene encoding tetratricopeptide repeat protein 39B-like isoform X1 yields the protein MCIDLCKLFRKKNTITESIACTFKKKNDSQLTDQECHAELCLAEALLMNALLTFIKDDNLGGLIRGSLKVRKFYGSFRACEQIMKSRVWILDADKDSATSKTHFDSVYVYMGIGTFNLMISILPGRILKILQIIGFSGSKSTGLEYLKKGNREKGLRQVLCGLSLLGFHLMVTAMICDRDSDSDIQMCDEILTAQLAKYPKANSLIAERILQTINKELSLLKDSNKSSKLYYADNRALCLLLRGAYYRQMGPTNLALQDLQDCLAQSGIKEDFFLMPYAYVEFALCNIPINKNQAIYMLQNTKKKFSHYSLESRLHLRIHMALMNLNDSTEGEF
- the LOC117902999 gene encoding tetratricopeptide repeat protein 39B-like isoform X2, coding for MCIDLCKLFRKKNTITESIACTFKKLTDQECHAELCLAEALLMNALLTFIKDDNLGGLIRGSLKVRKFYGSFRACEQIMKSRVWILDADKDSATSKTHFDSVYVYMGIGTFNLMISILPGRILKILQIIGFSGSKSTGLEYLKKGNREKGLRQVLCGLSLLGFHLMVTAMICDRDSDSDIQMCDEILTAQLAKYPKANSLIAERILQTINKELSLLKDSNKSSKLYYADNRALCLLLRGAYYRQMGPTNLALQDLQDCLAQSGIKEDFFLMPYAYVEFALCNIPINKNQAIYMLQNTKKKFSHYSLESRLHLRIHMALMNLNDSTEGEF
- the LOC117902999 gene encoding tetratricopeptide repeat protein 39B-like isoform X4: MNALLTFIKDDNLGGLIRGSLKVRKFYGSFRACEQIMKSRVWILDADKDSATSKTHFDSVYVYMGIGTFNLMISILPGRILKILQIIGFSGSKSTGLEYLKKGNREKGLRQVLCGLSLLGFHLMVTAMICDRDSDSDIQMCDEILTAQLAKYPKANSLIAERILQTINKELSLLKDSNKSSKLYYADNRALCLLLRGAYYRQMGPTNLALQDLQDCLAQSGIKEDFFLMPYAYVEFALCNIPINKNQAIYMLQNTKKKFSHYSLESRLHLRIHMALMNLNDSTEGEF